CTGCGTCTTCTGTAATAGTCATGaatatctcatttgggctctagtgaaaacaggctattagtCACTCCACTACAGTATTATCAGTATTATcatgtttatattatttatgttgCATGTTAaaagtaattaaataattataaaaactaatttcagaTTGAAAATCGTCGGGGAAGAAATTATCTTGAAGAATATATAGAAGATAATATAGATGAAGATGATAAGAACagcacacaaattaaaaaagaaattgaacaaATCAGATTTGAAGTCCTATATCCAATGGATGACGATCAACAAGATGGTTCCCAAAGTTATTTCCAATCAATGGCTAAATCAAAAGTAATTCAACAGAATATCGAAATAGAagaattaaatatcaaaaacgaGAATGGTAATGACTGCAGTCGAAAAGAACACTTAAGTAAAAATAGTCTTAACCATATTCTCGTCATACtgagaaatatttttacaatttaaatttattttttcagaaagCAACGAACAGGTTATGAAAGTAGTTGAACTCACATGTTGCGGAAACCCAAAAATGACAAGaattagaaaaagaaagaaaaatccaaaaattaaaaaaagtaagttgaagtaactttttataaattctccatttttttgaatatttgaattATCTGTAACACTCAAATTGGGAAAACAGTTGGGAGGTCTGTGTCAGACCTgtgtcaaaaatccaaaatttacctttgttgaaaaaaatggagttcaatataatattaaaaaaaacatttaaaaaaatcaagtttttaggTATTATATCTGAAAAAGTGAATGTCTTGAAAAAAGAGAACGATTCGTCAGTAAAACAAAGAATCCGTTCTTGTTCTGTGCGTGAAATCAATAGGGATAGAAGACAGAATGGTTTTTTTAATGCTaccttcttaaaaattaaagagcATGATAGTGctcaattttttatgtatacaagAATGCATCCTGCAATGTTTGACGAACTACTAAATTTGGTCTCACCatttatgataaaaacttcaaTCAGAGAACCAATCTTACCCGAATGTCGTCTGGCTCTTTTCCTTCAGTAAGTTTACTTTCTGAAACATGATTTCTCATCTTAATCTTATTGTTATATAGTTACTTGTCACAAGGCGAGTCTTTTCCTTCGCTGGCCTTGTCCTTCAAGTTAGGAAAGGAAACTATTCGCAAAATAATATTGGAAACGTCAGAAATATTGTGGAGAGCTTTACAACCTACCTTTATGTCCGAACCAGATTCCCACGATTATGAAGTGATCCGCGAGGACTTCTGGAGATTGTGGAATATACCGAATTGCATCGGTGCAATCGATGGTAAACATTTTGGCCTGCGTAAGAAACGCTCTTGTGTAGTTATTATAGCAGTTTGTGATGCAAAATATAGATTCACCCACGTCGACATTGGAGCCTATGGAAATCCATATGATAGTGGTAAGAAAAcacttattctttttttttcttatatccagataatttttttgttttttaaggaaTATTTCAAGCCAGTTGCATTGGAAAGAAGCTTTTAAGTAATCATTTTTCAATTCCCCAGCGTAGGAACTTGCCAGGCTCAGATATTGAAGTTCCGCATTACTTTGCCGGTGATGTTGCTTTGCCGTTGACTACCAACATCATGCGACCATATGCGGGAACTCTTCTTCCACCAAATGAAGAAAACTTTAATCAAATACTCTCTCGGGCTCACCGGACAATTGAGAATTCGTTTGGTATTTTAGTGGCACGTTGGAGTGTTTTGCAAACGGCACTGAATATGCTCCCGGAAAACGCCGAGAAAGTTATTTTAGCTTGTTTTGCCCTTCATAATTTTATAATGCTAGATAATGGAGCTGAGAATTATTGTCCTAGCAATTATGTCGATTGGGAGGATTCTAATGGACAATGGTATGATGGGCTATGGCGAAATGAAATTAACATTATTATTCCGTCAATAAAACCATCTCAAAATTCTCACCAATATGGTGGTAAAACATCAACAACTATCAGAAATAATCTTCGAGATTTTTTGTTCGAAAACAAAAGTAcctaaataaatacaaaaaaatttaaagtagcTTTTATTCTTTATATTTCTGGAAAACTTTCTCCGACAGCCCTGACTTCCTTTGGAATGATTGAAAATGTTCTGTAGCAACAGTCTTATTGCTACAGAACATTTTCAATCATTCCAAAGGATTAGAAACAACTAATTCCAGCCTAGTATATATTCAAATGAAccgaaatgaaaaattttataagtctccaaagtcaacagcgaaattcaatattaatttaaaatcaagaaaaccaTCAGGGTCCCTATTgcgtaaaacgattatcgtttgTAAAACCACGTATTCGGGGAATTACAATTGTGTAAAACGAGTTTCGATAGTCGTATTGAATTAACGAGTTAATTTAGCTATCGTTTTGAGTTTGCTTTTCcaataaatttttgatgttCAATGGCTTTAGAAAGAAAAGTGAGAAATGAATGAAAACTCTCCACATAATTTCCTATCCGAAAAAGTAGGAATTATAAACGTACTACAATTATATAGCAAATTGGCAACTcagtaaatatatttttggttttaactGTACCCTCTTTGACATTTGATGTCAAAGCAAGAGTGACGTTTGgcaattttcatatttatttttcacaaacaacatttttatgaacaaaaaataattatttataaacaaaaatataaagaaaatataccaaaaattataaaacaagttAAAATGGAACCACCTATAACTTGTCGTGCATGTCTTACTGAGATTACGCTCCAGTATATATCTCTAGATACATGTCTATATGATACCACTGTGTtggaagtttttaatttttgtaccaaactCAAAGCGAGTCTGGACGATGAATTTCCCACCAGTATGTGCATTCCTTGTGGAACATCTTTACAAACAGCTTATGATTTTATCAAAACTGCATATGAAACAGACCAGTTTCTCCGCGGGAACATAAGTAGTCAGACGgaaaaagaagaagatgatgacagttataaaaaagttattcaaactATTGCAAAGGTAAGTGGGAACGTCGTTCAAGGTTTGTATTTCATTAACAGAAACTTAAGTTTACTTTAAGTAACTACCTAGGTTTAGTTATCTAGTATTATCATTTTCTGATTCCATCAAAGGGTTACAGTTTGGGCTAGCTATCAAAGTTTTTTTAGTTGAAGACAGTGGCGTATATTTTTTGGTTAATGAATTTGTGGGTGTCTTCTTGATACCAGGTTCTCATTGactatattcttagctacaatTTTCCAGATTTTTGAGACATCATCTACTGCATTGCAGCCTTATTCAAAGTCTTCGGACGACAAGCTGTTGTAACATCCCAGTAGCAAATTGCACAATGCTGAACCGAGCTCTCCTTAAACCTGTTGCATCCAGCCATATGCTTTACGGAAGATCCTCAAGGAATCTGTTTTGGACAACCAAAGCCACCGCGATGATTAACAATAGCCTTCCTAAATATATTGACCGTGTCAGCCGAAACTGACACGGTTGCTTCACGATACCACGCGGTACTCTTAAGCAGAGTCGGTTTTGACAGTTTATAGGAAACTATAATCCACTTTcctcttgtatttttttcttcttttgcttcttttctttttttgcttcttttgcTCGCACTAAAGAATTAATAACCCTTATATGAGTCATCTCTGTTAAGCTACAGAAATTCACCGTTTAAACAATGTGACTTTAATGTCCTGCTTGTATAGCAAGTCCATAAACGAGCCAAACCTTTATCATGGCTTACAGCGTAGTGGAAACACATCTGCACACAAAATATTAAACGTAATTTAGGACCATCATATTTGAAATGCTATAATCTCACTAGTTAGTGAGATTGGTTATATAAGACTATGCCTTTCCATTTTAAGTTTTAGGACATTTTGACGCTTGCTATAAAGTATATCttgttgaagaagcaatcttttttcttgaaacttggtggatctcatgataaagttgatgttctagaagtttcacgaaaaactaaaTGTTGTTGTTCCACTTCAAGTTTGGTTTCCAAATAATAAATATCGAACTCAGAATAAAATACAATCTGGTAAACTTTCGATTTTATTtcctaaaaattcaataaatttcaataagGAAATATCTTAATTTAGGTATAAATGTATAACTTAGGGCCAGTTTGTTGAGAGTGGGTTAAATCGTCGATTTGATCATTATGGATTCCCCTTAATTGAGGATTAAGAATCCTTGATAATCATAGAGCgtttgttcacttttttttcactttgatcAACAAATcatagtttttccaaaaatcattcCATTTTCCAATCTATCTGTCAGTTTGGTTGTCGAAACTTAATcaagaattaagttttttttttcattttttgaagtttgttattattttgttgaatttgaaaGCGCTAGCAGTAAGGAAGGTAagtaaataaatacttttttatctaaataaatATGAACCTACCTATATATTTTcagaaatgattaaaaaaatcgaagacCCTGACgacaaacgaaataaaaaaaaaacagcaaatttTAAAGCAGCAACAATTGCATTATAGCCAACAGAAATACGAACAAAAGCTTTTGGACGCCGCGGAGGAGCACTGCATTAAAATGCAAAACATGGAGGTCAAGCTTTAAACCGAACAGAAAAAAGCCATCCCTATTTCGGTTGGCGTTTGTCATAAAACGACAAGAAAACGGCTTGCTCTAGAAGcggcaatttttgtaaaattgaatatttaactTGACAGTTTCCTCCGCTCTCTGCCATTCTTCCTTATGAAACGATAATTGCTATACTTTAGCCTCAATTTTGGATTCCAGAGCTAGTCGTTTTTGTGTCGTTTTATGACAAAGGCCAACCGTAATAGGGGTAAGTATTCGCTTTGAAACtctgttattttgttttatgctattttttgttacttaataaaaaggaaataaatgtaCTTATGTTGAAAAtgtactaatttgaattaatttaaaataaatacatgtacatatgtatatcaaaattttttattctataattttcatttgttttggcCAACAGTGTATGTCTTATTGATTTTAAGAATTCAATGACGTATTGACTTGAAGAAGTGTCGGAAAATAACCGGCTAACTTTGTAAGAATATCAAGTATGAACAAACTGAATTCCAGTTAATCCTTGATTTAATAGACCTAATCGAGCAAAATTGGATGATTAACAAAATCTCAAATTAACTGCTCAAATCATTGAttctttgataaaaatttttgtgaacaaacgaAATTTACGATTATCAactggaataatccttgattaaagataatcgagtgtcaacaaaccggcccttacaattggtattttcttgaattaaactaggaacaattttcttgaattaaTCTTGAAATATTcttgaattattattaatctagaaattaatataaaaatgaaaatcaagattaaattataatatatataagAATTTAACTTAATGTACCTTCTAATTACGAGATCAATTTGCAAAAGAACAATTATGAAAAACGCGCGATTAATTTTAGATAGGTTATGTTTAATCAAAGGTATACTTAAACGTTAGTACTCTTCTTATTAAAAAGAGACGAAAGTATTTTGCCAATTATAGTAAACATGATAAAGGTTTGATAAGTTGCCACTTTATTGCTATACATGGTAAAGGTTTGATAAGTTGCCACTTTATTGCTAAGCTATAGTACTATTGAGGTTTTTAGGAGGCTTGATGACATTCCGGGGCCCGTCTGAAGACTAGGATGAAGACAGAACATCAAGCACAGCAAGCCGTCCAACGGATCTCTTAAGTCTTATAGCTCCATTTGGTAATCGCACATCACAAATTCTTACTACTCCGTCCGGTCCAGGATAAACCTTTGTCACCCTACCCATTTTCCAAGATTCACGAATATCGTTTGGCTCTACCAATATGACGATACTTCCTTCAACCACAGGCTTGATGTTTTTATGCCACTTAGAGCGTCTAGCTATTTCAGGTAAATATTCTGTATACCATCTTTTTGTAAATTCCATCATTAAATGCTGCGCCCTTCGACTATACAGTCTGCTGTTAATATCACTCTCATAAAAAACTCCGGGTGCAGTAACATTTCTATCATCATCTCCGAAAAGCATAGAGTTAGGTGTAAGAGGCCTTGGATCTTCGGGGTCAACTGGAATGTGTGTTAGGGGACGTCGGTTAATTTGCCCCTGGGCTTCAATGAGCGCATTTCGCAGAACATCTTCTCTTGGAACGACCCCTTTTAAAATGAATTCGACAGTAATTTTTATTGATTGAATCAGTCTCTCCCATGCTCCACCCATCCATGGCGAATACGCAGGAATGAATTGCCAAAGTATCTTTTCATATTTAGCCGAATATTCACTTAGAGCTTCTTCCATCTCCTTAATATCTTTTTCCAAAAGATTCTTTGTGCCTATGAAGTTCAGCCCATTATCACTATATAAAAACTTAGTGACGACTCGATTGATCAAAAATCGACGAAGCGCCATAGTGCATTGGTCTAACGAAAGATCATTTAGCAGTTCGATTTGAACGGCTCTAAACGTAAGGCAGGTAAATATCATTCCATACCTCTTTGCTGTTCCCCTTCCGAATTTGACTAGCAACGGACCAAAACAATCGACTCCTACATGAGTAAATGGCTTGGAATCAAAAGAAAGACGAGAAATTGGAAGCTGGCCCATCAATGGCATTATTGGCTTGGCTGCTATGCGTTTGCACGTATTACACTTGGACTTGACTCTTTGAACAGCTACTCTTATGTTGATGATCCATGCCCGTTCTCGAATATCGGAAATGATTCCGGAAGTTCCAGTATGAAAATTACGATCAtgataatatttaataaatgtttCGACTAGAGGATGATCTTTAGGTAAAATAGCAGGGTTTCGTGAAGCATAAGAAATCAATGCCTTTTGTGCTCTTGAGCTCATACGAATGGTGCCTTCGGAATCCAGAAACGGAGATAAGGTGTAAATGCTACTGGAGCTTTCAACGGTCTTAGTTCTTCGGAGCGACATATATTCTTCATGATAAACATCCTGctgaatttttctgaaaagcCAATCTTCTGCTCTGTAGAATTCAGATGGAGTGACGAAATGTTTCTTTTCAGTTTCTCTTTTAAAGTAACAGTCTATGAATCGAAGTATAAATGCAATCGTTCTCACAGAGGAACCCCAATTTGCTTTGAATCTACCTTTTAACTCATCGAAAACTCGAAAAGAAATCTTATCGGAGCTAGTGTGAACCATAACACTAGAATCAGGTTCGCAAAACATAGGTTCTAAGTTATTACTTGGTTTAACGGGCCACAATCTAAATGGGTCCTTTAGAAAATTAGGTCCTTTGAACCACCTCGCATCATAATCTCCCATACTAGAATCGCTCCATTTTGTCGCATCATCAGCAACATTGTCTGCCGAGCTCACGTGAAACCATTGTCGAGGTGTAGTTGAGTCTAAAATCTCTCCGACCCTCACTGCAACAAATGAAGGAAATTTAAAATCGGTTGAGTTGATCCATGATAAAACTGTTCTTGAATCGGAGAGGAAGATAACTTCGCGAATAGAAATAGAATGAGAAGCTCTGACAGTTAATGCTAAACGCACACCTAGAACCGCTGCTTGCAGTTCCAAGCGCGGTACAGACAACTTTTTTACAGGCGCCACCTTAGCCTTTGCCATAACCAGAGCTACTTCAACAGCATCCTCCTTTTCAAAACGGAAGTATGAAACTGCAGCAAACGCCTTTTCAGAAGCATCAGCAAAAACTATGAGACTAGCTTCAGAACAGCTAGGTGACCATGAAACATATAAACGGGGAATTTTCAGCTTCTCAATACCCATTAATTCCTTAATGAATATGAGCCATTGCTCCTTTAAATGCTTTGAGACAGGTTCATCCCAATCGAATCCTTCCCGCCAAATATCTTGTAGAATAATTCGACCTCTGATTATATAGAGTGAGATGAGTCCTAGAGGATCAAAAATTCGCATGATGATTCTAAGTATTTCTCGTTTTGTTATTGAACACTCTAAGT
This DNA window, taken from Episyrphus balteatus chromosome 2, idEpiBalt1.1, whole genome shotgun sequence, encodes the following:
- the LOC129912029 gene encoding uncharacterized protein LOC129912029 isoform X2, which produces MQSPITCRACLTEITLQYISLDTTLYDTTVLDVFNFCTKLKVRLNDDFPTNMCVPCVTSLQTAYDFIKTALETDQFLRGNITRAAKKDPLADDSDKNVIQSIIKIENRRGRNYLEEYIEDNIDEDDKNSTQIKKEIEQIRFEVLYPMDDDQQDGSQSYFQSMAKSKVIQQNIEIEELNIKNENESNEQVMKVVELTCCGNPKMTRIRKRKKNPKIKKSIISEKVNVLKKENDSSVKQRIRSCSVREINRDRRQNGFFNATFLKIKEHDSAQFFMYTRMHPAMFDELLNLVSPFMIKTSIREPILPECRLALFLHYLSQGESFPSLALSFKLGKETIRKIILETSEILWRALQPTFMSEPDSHDYEVIREDFWRLWNIPNCIGAIDGKHFGLRKKRSCVVIIAVCDAKYRFTHVDIGAYGNPYDSGIFQASCIGKKLLSNHFSIPQRRNLPGSDIEVPHYFAGDVALPLTTNIMRPYAGTLLPPNEENFNQILSRAHRTIENSFGILVARWSVLQTALNMLPENAEKVILACFALHNFIMLDNGAENYCPSNYVDWEDSNGQWYDGLWRNEINIIIPSIKPSQNSHQYGGKTSTTIRNNLRDFLFENKST
- the LOC129912029 gene encoding uncharacterized protein LOC129912029 isoform X1; translation: MQSPITCRACLTEITLQYISLDTTLYDTTVLDVFNFCTKLKVRLNDDFPTNMCVPCVTSLQTAYDFIKTALETDQFLRGNITRAAKKDPLADDSDKNVIQSIIKIENRRGRNYLEEYIEDNIDEDDKNSTQIKKEIEQIRFEVLYPMDDDQQDGSQSYFQSMAKSKVIQQNIEIEELNIKNENGNDCSRKEHLKSNEQVMKVVELTCCGNPKMTRIRKRKKNPKIKKSIISEKVNVLKKENDSSVKQRIRSCSVREINRDRRQNGFFNATFLKIKEHDSAQFFMYTRMHPAMFDELLNLVSPFMIKTSIREPILPECRLALFLHYLSQGESFPSLALSFKLGKETIRKIILETSEILWRALQPTFMSEPDSHDYEVIREDFWRLWNIPNCIGAIDGKHFGLRKKRSCVVIIAVCDAKYRFTHVDIGAYGNPYDSGIFQASCIGKKLLSNHFSIPQRRNLPGSDIEVPHYFAGDVALPLTTNIMRPYAGTLLPPNEENFNQILSRAHRTIENSFGILVARWSVLQTALNMLPENAEKVILACFALHNFIMLDNGAENYCPSNYVDWEDSNGQWYDGLWRNEINIIIPSIKPSQNSHQYGGKTSTTIRNNLRDFLFENKST
- the LOC129912029 gene encoding uncharacterized protein LOC129912029 isoform X3, with the translated sequence MDDDQQDGSQSYFQSMAKSKVIQQNIEIEELNIKNENGNDCSRKEHLKSNEQVMKVVELTCCGNPKMTRIRKRKKNPKIKKSIISEKVNVLKKENDSSVKQRIRSCSVREINRDRRQNGFFNATFLKIKEHDSAQFFMYTRMHPAMFDELLNLVSPFMIKTSIREPILPECRLALFLHYLSQGESFPSLALSFKLGKETIRKIILETSEILWRALQPTFMSEPDSHDYEVIREDFWRLWNIPNCIGAIDGKHFGLRKKRSCVVIIAVCDAKYRFTHVDIGAYGNPYDSGIFQASCIGKKLLSNHFSIPQRRNLPGSDIEVPHYFAGDVALPLTTNIMRPYAGTLLPPNEENFNQILSRAHRTIENSFGILVARWSVLQTALNMLPENAEKVILACFALHNFIMLDNGAENYCPSNYVDWEDSNGQWYDGLWRNEINIIIPSIKPSQNSHQYGGKTSTTIRNNLRDFLFENKST